The Candidatus Hydrogenedentota bacterium genome includes a window with the following:
- a CDS encoding NAD(+)/NADH kinase, with translation MATRSHAARDAKPVRLSLFGSHADTLKKKLNGFSNLHLVEEKPDVVVCYGGDGTLLAAERAFPGIPKVPVLNSRRGHRCIPHPAGEVLQGLAAGKLVRNNYTKIRAEVMRGEERLLPGDVVALNEFNVHMGLINSAVRFQLWLNGDPYENGLELLGDGFVVCTPFGSTAYFAQITRGIFTTGLGIAFKSTNAHVDHIIVPDDTEFRVRITRGPAVLAYDSADQYVHLVEGDELIVRRHQQAATILTCGPVKRLDEPF, from the coding sequence ATGGCCACACGATCGCACGCCGCACGGGACGCAAAGCCGGTGCGCCTGAGCCTCTTTGGCTCGCATGCGGACACCCTGAAGAAGAAGCTGAACGGCTTTTCGAATCTCCACCTGGTGGAGGAGAAGCCGGACGTGGTGGTGTGTTACGGGGGGGACGGTACGCTGCTGGCCGCGGAGCGGGCGTTTCCCGGGATCCCGAAGGTACCGGTGCTCAACAGCCGGCGGGGCCACCGTTGTATTCCGCACCCGGCGGGGGAGGTCCTGCAGGGGCTGGCGGCGGGAAAACTGGTCCGGAACAATTATACGAAGATCCGGGCGGAGGTGATGCGCGGCGAGGAGCGGCTGCTGCCGGGCGACGTGGTGGCGCTGAACGAATTCAATGTGCACATGGGGCTGATCAACAGCGCGGTGCGCTTCCAGTTGTGGTTGAACGGCGACCCCTACGAGAATGGCCTGGAACTGCTGGGAGACGGGTTTGTCGTGTGCACGCCCTTCGGGAGCACGGCCTATTTCGCCCAGATTACCCGCGGCATCTTCACGACGGGGCTTGGAATCGCCTTCAAGTCGACGAATGCGCATGTTGACCATATCATTGTGCCGGACGACACCGAGTTCCGGGTCCGGATTACGCGCGGTCCGGCGGTGCTGGCCTACGATTCGGCGGATCAGTACGTCCACCTGGTGGAGGGGGACGAGCTTATCGTGCGCCGGCACCAGCAGGCCGCAACGATCCTGACCTGCGGCCCGGTGAAGCGGCTGGACGAGCCGTTCTAG
- a CDS encoding iron ABC transporter permease produces MRTGTPPGSSRARLDRSALLFCLAVLGATVLYPTLRLAVESARQWDLDVIRGGYAWTAVRNTLVIGFGSVAGAGIVGTALAVALTRYRFPGSRVLGGLAYLPFTLPPLVGVLSFYYLIGKDGIVTRFADQVLGMPGLVLPGPWAILLIHTYSFYVFFYAMAGPALAGLDQYQLEAARTLGASRARVFFRVTLPLLRPALAGASLLTFMSSCASFSAPYFFAERFPVLSVAVYTERNQYNEGAALTLTAILAAISLLGILLFRSARAGSGSGSKGAPRPLSTARGRFLAGALAWLAIAGLLLPHLTILWLSFADYSAWHTELIPTAMTLENYSRLFSSASALAPIRNSLWMSAIATVATLGVALPAAYLIARRRPGGRWVNFIVMIPWALPGTVIAINLIVAFNDPWLPIYGTVWLLPLAYFVRSIPLLTRMVGAALETFDATLVEAGRTLGARKRYCFWRIVVPLVAPAVAAGAALVFATSLGEFVASILLYQPGNVPISVKINMEWRAAVGPAFSYSVLLMLMVAVTFLFSRRFTSRVL; encoded by the coding sequence GTGCGCACCGGCACGCCCCCTGGCTCTTCGCGCGCCCGCCTCGACCGGAGCGCGCTTTTATTCTGCCTGGCGGTGCTGGGGGCGACGGTGCTGTACCCGACGCTTCGGCTGGCGGTGGAATCGGCGCGGCAGTGGGATCTGGACGTTATCCGGGGGGGCTATGCGTGGACGGCGGTCCGGAACACGCTGGTCATCGGGTTTGGATCGGTGGCGGGCGCGGGGATCGTGGGTACGGCGCTGGCGGTGGCGCTGACGCGGTACCGGTTTCCGGGGTCCCGGGTGCTGGGCGGGCTGGCGTATCTCCCGTTTACCCTGCCGCCCCTGGTGGGGGTGCTGAGCTTCTACTACCTCATCGGGAAGGACGGCATCGTCACGCGGTTTGCGGACCAGGTGCTCGGGATGCCGGGGCTCGTGCTTCCGGGCCCGTGGGCGATTCTCCTGATCCACACCTATTCCTTTTACGTGTTTTTCTACGCGATGGCGGGGCCGGCCCTGGCGGGGCTGGACCAATACCAGCTTGAGGCGGCGCGGACGCTGGGGGCCTCGCGCGCCCGGGTTTTCTTCCGGGTGACGCTGCCGCTGTTGCGTCCCGCGCTGGCGGGGGCGTCGCTGCTGACCTTCATGTCCTCCTGCGCGTCGTTCAGCGCGCCGTATTTCTTCGCGGAGCGTTTTCCGGTGCTGAGCGTGGCGGTATACACGGAGCGGAACCAGTACAACGAGGGGGCGGCGCTCACGCTGACGGCCATCCTGGCGGCGATTTCGCTGCTGGGAATCCTGCTGTTCCGTTCGGCGCGGGCGGGGTCGGGATCGGGCTCAAAGGGGGCGCCGCGCCCGCTTTCCACGGCGCGGGGCCGCTTTCTGGCGGGGGCGCTGGCCTGGCTGGCGATCGCAGGGCTGCTGCTGCCGCACCTGACGATTCTGTGGCTGTCCTTCGCGGATTATTCGGCGTGGCACACGGAGCTGATCCCGACGGCCATGACGTTGGAAAACTACAGCCGGTTGTTTTCGAGCGCGAGCGCGCTGGCGCCGATCCGCAACAGCTTGTGGATGAGCGCGATCGCGACGGTGGCCACGCTGGGGGTCGCGCTGCCGGCGGCGTACCTGATCGCGCGGCGGCGTCCCGGCGGGCGCTGGGTGAACTTTATTGTAATGATCCCGTGGGCGCTTCCGGGGACGGTGATCGCGATCAACCTGATTGTTGCGTTCAACGACCCGTGGCTTCCGATCTACGGCACGGTCTGGCTGCTGCCGCTGGCGTACTTCGTGCGGAGCATCCCGCTGCTGACCCGTATGGTCGGGGCGGCGCTGGAGACGTTCGACGCGACGCTGGTGGAGGCGGGGCGCACGCTGGGGGCGCGGAAGCGCTACTGTTTCTGGCGCATCGTGGTCCCGCTGGTGGCGCCGGCGGTGGCGGCGGGCGCGGCGCTGGTCTTTGCGACGAGCCTGGGGGAGTTTGTGGCGTCGATCCTGCTGTACCAGCCGGGGAACGTCCCGATTTCGGTGAAGATCAACATGGAGTGGCGCGCGGCGGTGGGGCCGGCGTTTTCCTACAGCGTGCTGTTGATGCTCATGGTCGCGGTGACCTTCCTCTTCTCGCGCCGCTTTACGTCGCGCGTTTTGTAA
- a CDS encoding PilZ domain-containing protein, with amino-acid sequence MRTEGNERRRYPRSRRGMPVVEDSGGPGVLNHVDNISANGVLCHTVKPVALMTRLRIALDLPAPVDHRIDAEGIVVRCEPDDQGDDHFKVAILFTKVDPEDHEAIRQYVEEDIALPRDAF; translated from the coding sequence ATGCGGACAGAGGGTAATGAACGGCGCCGCTATCCCCGCAGCCGGCGCGGTATGCCGGTGGTGGAGGATTCGGGCGGTCCGGGCGTGCTGAATCATGTGGACAATATCAGTGCGAACGGGGTTTTGTGCCATACGGTGAAACCGGTGGCGCTGATGACGCGGCTTCGCATCGCGCTGGACCTGCCGGCGCCGGTGGACCACCGCATCGACGCGGAGGGGATTGTGGTGCGCTGTGAACCGGACGATCAGGGCGACGATCACTTCAAGGTGGCGATCCTGTTCACGAAGGTTGATCCCGAGGATCATGAGGCGATCCGGCAGTACGTCGAAGAGGATATCGCGCTGCCGCGAGACGCGTTCTAG